AGAAACTATTTTACAATTATCTGCGAGTAATCTCTAAATTACTGGCTCAAATAGCTATAACCTGATAACCTGATGGATGCTTTGCAAATTAATCGTGACTGTTAACTAAGCGTTAACTGATATGGCAACTACTACCTGGACAAGAAGACACATACTTTCTCTAATTGATTTCACATCTGAGGAATACGAAACAGTTTTACAGACTGCTGCCAGTTTTCAGAAGGTACTATCAGGCAGAACCAAGAAAGTTCCTGCACTCCAGGGAAGAGTTGTTGCCAATATGTTTTTTGAAGCATCTACCCGCACCCGCAGTAGCTTTGAGTTGGCAGCCAAAAGGCTCTCCGCCGATATTTTAAACTTTTCTCCAGGCAATTCTTCTTTAACTAAAGGGGAAACAATCTTAGACACGGCAAAAACCTATTTGGCGATGGGTGCAGATATTATGGTGATTCGCCATCAACAGGCAGGAGTTCCCCAAATTATCGCTCAAGAAATGGATCGACTCAATTCTGGAGTAACTATTCTCAATGCAGGAGATGGTTTACATCAACATCCTTCCCAAGCTTTGTTAGATTTATTTACCCTGACTACTGTCTTAGATCCCGATAATCCTCGTTTAGAATTACTCGAAGGAAAAAAAATTGCCATTGTCGGTGATATTCTCCATTCTAGGGTAGCTCGGTCTAACATTTATAGTCTGACTACAGCAGGGGCAGAAGTACATCTGGCAGCACCAGCAACCCTCTTACCAAAGGCTTTTTTAGATATGGTGAACCAAAATCAGAGTAAACTATTTCTCCATTGGGAATTAAACCCCGCCTTAGAAGACGCAGACTTTGTGATGACGCTACGACTCCAAAAAGAACGCATGACGGCTAATTTTATCCCTAGCCTACGAGAATATCATCAGCTATTTGGAGTGACCCGCGATCGCCTAAAACTATGTCATCCTAATGTTAAGGTACTACATCCTGGCCCCACAAATCGCGGTGTTGAAATAACTTCCGATTTGATGGACGATCCTAATCTCAGTCTAGTTTCTAAGCAAGTTACTAGCGGTGTGGCAACTCGTATGGCGTTGTTATATTTAATTGGTAATAGTCACGAAAATTAGCAATATGAGCTTTTAGCAATTATGTTGCCAGAAATTGAACCACAATCCGATAGTATATATTTACTATATTAGGCTTAACATCAATCTTAGCTAAAATTGATTTCCCTTGATACTAATCAAATAAACCTTCTACAGTTTGCCTAAAGGCAATTAAAGCATGGTTTTGAGGAAAGTGTTTTAAATCTTCGAGTAATTGATCGGATATTTCGGCTGAAACGATCGTTTTTACTTCGATATTAGTGTTATAACCAGCCATATCTCCCATCCGTCTGCCATGTCTACCTGCACCCTGGGCTGGAATAATCGTATATCCAGAGACATTTAAGGTTTGCAGTAACTTAATTAGGCGATCTTGTAAAACCGCTTCACAGATAATGGTGACGAGAATTCCCTGGTTGAAAGAAGAAGACATAAAAACTCCAAAAATATTTTATTAGTTATTACAAATGGGTATTAACAATTGAAACTTGGCGATCGCCTTAAAGTTTGTCATCCTAATGTTAAAGTACTCCATCCTAGTCCAACTAATCGCGGTGTTGAAATAACTTTCGACTTGATGGACGATCCCCATCTTAGTCTAGTCTCTTAGCAAGTTACTAGCGGTGTGGCAACTCGCATGGCGTTGTTGTATTTGATTGGCAATAGCAACGAAAATTAATAGTAAAAGTGGTTAATCTACCCAGTTTTCTAACTTTAATCCCGGTACCAGACTAAATTCTCTTACATTATTGCTTACTAAAGTTGCTTGCATACTTAAAGCATGAGCAGCTATTAAAGTATCTAGTGAACCAATAGCAGTACCTTGCTTTTCTAACGTAGCTCTAATTACACCATAAACATTAGCTGCTGTGAAATTAAAATCTACTATTACTAAAGGAAGTAAAAATTGCGTAAGTGCCTGTTGGTTTTTTGGGAAAAATTGGCTTTTTTGAACTCCAAACTCAAGTTCAGCAACAGTAATTGACGATATACCAATATCTCCTAATTGATAAGTATTAAATTTCTGCAATACCTTTTTTGGCTTTCGCTTAATAATATAGATGCAGATATTGGTATCCAGTAAAACTTTCATTCAAAGACATCTTTTCTCGCTTGTGCTTGGGGTTGCTGACGCTCATTCATAAAATCCGCGGAGAATTGTTCTAGGCTATCAAACAATGTCTCCCAAGAATCTTCAACAGGGAGTAATACCACGGCATTGCCCACTTGCTTAATTAAGACTTTATTTCCCGAAAAACGATATTTTTTGGGTAGTCTGACTGCTTGACTATTACCATTTTGAAATAGTTTTGCGGTATCCATTTTGGATTGAAGATATAATATATATTTTTAGTATATACTTTGCTGAGATACCAAGGCGAGAAAATTAAAGCGATCGCGCCTTGCTATTAATAAACAGTGATTTGACTGTAATTACTTGCGATCGATTTTCTGAATGTCCAATCTAACTTCCGAACAACAAGCAGCAGCCTATGCACCCTGTAGCGTGGTCATTACGGCGGGGGCAGGGACAGGTAAGACACATATGTTGGCGCAAAGATATCTTTATTATCTGCGTGAGAGAAACTTATCGCCTTTGGAAATAGTTGCAGTCACGTTTACGGAAAAAGCTGCTACCGAATTGCGATCGCGTATCCGAACTTTAGTCAGCCAAGAGTTACCCGAACGTTTGGATCTGATTGCCGAGTTGGAAGCTGCACAAATTAGTACAATTCATGCTCTTTCAGCGCGAGTGTGTCAAGAACACTTTCAGGTAATTAATCTTCCTGCCGATTTTCAAGTATTGGATGATTTAGAGGGGCAAGTTTGGTTAGAAGATGGGCTAAGAGAAGCAATAACTCAATTATCTCCAGAAGTTTTTAACGCCATCCCTTATTCTTTGCTACAAGAAGTTTTAAAACAATTATTAGACGATCCTTACACGGCTAATAAAGCCATAGGTCAAGGTATTCAAGACTGGAATAAGCTGATTACTAAGGCTCGAACTCTAGCAGTGAAAACCATAGTCAACGATTCCGTATGGCAGGCTACTTGGGAAATATTAGAACAGCATCAGGGACAAGAAGGGGATAAATTAGAAGTAATTCGCAATTCTGTATTAGAAGCGATGGAGGATTTAGAAGATGCAGAAAATATCGATAGTGCGATCGCAACTATCGATCGAGTCAACCTACGTGTTGGTAGTCCCAAGAATTGGCAAGATATCAAAACCGTTAAAGATGCGTTAAAAACTTTAAGAGAAAGTGTTAGAAAAGTCATTAGTCAAGGGCTACTAGATTTAAAATTAGGTGCTGCCGATGAACAGCTAAAATTAACGCTTCCTAGCTTAAGCGAAGCCTATCGGGAAGTTACGGATTATCTCAGCCGACTTAAGCTACAAAGAAA
Above is a window of Coleofasciculaceae cyanobacterium DNA encoding:
- a CDS encoding aspartate carbamoyltransferase catalytic subunit, with amino-acid sequence MATTTWTRRHILSLIDFTSEEYETVLQTAASFQKVLSGRTKKVPALQGRVVANMFFEASTRTRSSFELAAKRLSADILNFSPGNSSLTKGETILDTAKTYLAMGADIMVIRHQQAGVPQIIAQEMDRLNSGVTILNAGDGLHQHPSQALLDLFTLTTVLDPDNPRLELLEGKKIAIVGDILHSRVARSNIYSLTTAGAEVHLAAPATLLPKAFLDMVNQNQSKLFLHWELNPALEDADFVMTLRLQKERMTANFIPSLREYHQLFGVTRDRLKLCHPNVKVLHPGPTNRGVEITSDLMDDPNLSLVSKQVTSGVATRMALLYLIGNSHEN
- a CDS encoding DUF3240 family protein, which encodes MSSSFNQGILVTIICEAVLQDRLIKLLQTLNVSGYTIIPAQGAGRHGRRMGDMAGYNTNIEVKTIVSAEISDQLLEDLKHFPQNHALIAFRQTVEGLFD
- a CDS encoding type II toxin-antitoxin system VapC family toxin — translated: MKVLLDTNICIYIIKRKPKKVLQKFNTYQLGDIGISSITVAELEFGVQKSQFFPKNQQALTQFLLPLVIVDFNFTAANVYGVIRATLEKQGTAIGSLDTLIAAHALSMQATLVSNNVREFSLVPGLKLENWVD
- the vapB gene encoding type II toxin-antitoxin system VapB family antitoxin, coding for MDTAKLFQNGNSQAVRLPKKYRFSGNKVLIKQVGNAVVLLPVEDSWETLFDSLEQFSADFMNERQQPQAQARKDVFE